A window of the Roseburia sp. 831b genome harbors these coding sequences:
- the ligA gene encoding NAD-dependent DNA ligase LigA: MSAEERVKELRKTLEYHSNRYYNMDSPEITDYEYDMMMNELKALEKEHPELVTPDSPTQHVGGTAKREAGVLVRHNVPMLSLQDVFSREEIYRFVEEMQEQLDDPEFVVEYKIDGLSMTLRYENGELVLAETRGDGINFGEDVTANAKVIKDVKKKLKDAPEYLEIRGEVYMKTENFDRVNERQELLGKKPFANPRNCAAGTLRQLDSAVTKERELSLFIFNIQQVRGMEFETHTQGYEYLKKQGVTVIDDYKVCKSADEVWDAITAIGENRGNLAYDIDGAVVKVNRYSDREKLGATTKVPRWAVAYKYPPEEKETKLLDIELSVGRTGRITPTAIFEPIRLCGTSVSRATLHNQDFIDDLDIGIGDTIVVYKSGEIIPKVKEVRKEKRPSDWVRFAIPDRCPVCGAKTEREKDTADIKCTSLTCPAQLERHIINFVGRDAMDIKGFGTVYIEELVRLGYIKDVADIYDLKNHRDELIEQGIIGKEKNTDKLLLAIESSKENDAYKLLTGLGIPNVGKAAAKGILKVFKNIDALVGASVEDLKQVNDIGEISAICIRDFFDEEENQRILKRLKESGVNMELQEEEGADDKFAGLTFVVTGTLPSLGRKEAAELLEKHGAKVSGSVSKKTSYVLAGEAAGSKLTKAQNLGIPVISEEELYKMLEE, encoded by the coding sequence ATGTCCGCGGAAGAAAGAGTCAAAGAATTAAGAAAGACCTTAGAATATCATAGCAATCGTTATTATAACATGGATAGTCCTGAGATTACGGATTATGAGTATGATATGATGATGAATGAGCTAAAGGCGTTAGAAAAAGAGCACCCGGAACTTGTGACACCGGATTCTCCAACACAGCATGTTGGGGGAACGGCAAAAAGAGAGGCCGGCGTGCTGGTTCGCCACAATGTGCCAATGTTAAGTTTACAGGATGTATTTTCAAGAGAAGAAATCTATCGTTTTGTAGAAGAGATGCAGGAACAGTTAGATGATCCGGAGTTCGTTGTGGAATATAAGATTGATGGACTTTCTATGACACTTCGCTATGAAAACGGTGAACTTGTATTAGCGGAGACTCGTGGGGACGGAATCAATTTTGGAGAAGATGTAACGGCGAATGCGAAAGTAATCAAGGATGTCAAAAAGAAATTAAAAGACGCACCAGAGTATTTGGAAATTCGTGGGGAAGTCTATATGAAAACAGAGAACTTTGATCGTGTCAATGAGCGCCAGGAACTGTTAGGAAAGAAGCCGTTTGCCAATCCAAGAAACTGTGCAGCAGGAACACTTCGCCAGCTTGACAGTGCAGTGACAAAGGAACGTGAATTATCCCTTTTTATTTTTAATATCCAACAGGTAAGAGGAATGGAGTTTGAAACCCATACACAAGGGTATGAATATTTAAAAAAGCAGGGAGTAACAGTAATTGACGATTATAAAGTCTGTAAGAGTGCAGACGAAGTCTGGGATGCGATTACGGCAATCGGAGAAAACAGAGGAAACCTTGCATACGATATCGATGGTGCCGTTGTCAAGGTGAACCGTTATTCGGACCGCGAGAAGTTAGGAGCAACCACAAAAGTACCAAGATGGGCAGTTGCATATAAATACCCACCGGAAGAAAAAGAAACAAAGCTTTTGGATATCGAACTGTCAGTTGGAAGAACAGGTCGAATCACACCGACTGCGATTTTTGAACCAATCCGTTTGTGTGGTACCAGCGTATCCCGGGCAACGCTTCACAATCAGGATTTTATCGATGACCTTGACATTGGAATCGGTGATACCATTGTGGTTTACAAGTCAGGTGAAATTATTCCAAAAGTAAAGGAAGTAAGAAAAGAGAAACGTCCATCGGATTGGGTAAGATTTGCAATACCAGACCGCTGTCCGGTCTGTGGCGCAAAGACAGAGCGGGAAAAAGATACTGCGGATATCAAATGTACTTCCTTGACCTGTCCGGCACAGTTAGAGCGTCATATCATCAATTTTGTCGGAAGAGATGCGATGGATATCAAAGGTTTTGGAACAGTCTATATTGAAGAACTGGTTCGTTTGGGGTATATTAAAGATGTTGCAGATATTTACGATTTAAAGAATCATCGTGATGAACTGATTGAACAGGGAATTATAGGAAAAGAAAAGAATACAGATAAACTGCTTCTTGCAATCGAATCTTCCAAAGAAAATGATGCCTACAAGCTTTTGACAGGACTTGGAATTCCAAATGTCGGAAAGGCGGCAGCAAAAGGTATTTTAAAAGTATTTAAGAATATCGATGCGTTAGTAGGCGCCTCTGTGGAGGATTTGAAACAGGTAAATGATATCGGTGAGATTAGCGCCATCTGTATCCGTGACTTTTTCGATGAGGAAGAAAATCAAAGAATTCTAAAACGTCTGAAAGAGAGTGGCGTTAATATGGAACTGCAAGAGGAAGAGGGGGCAGATGATAAATTTGCCGGACTTACATTTGTAGTTACAGGAACACTGCCATCTTTAGGAAGAAAAGAAGCAGCTGAATTACTGGAAAAACATGGAGCGAAAGTTTCTGGCTCTGTATCAAAAAAGACAAGTTATGTGCTCGCAGGAGAGGCGGCCGGTTCGAAGCTTACCAAAGCGCAGAACCTTGGAATACCGGTAATTTCAGAGGAAGAATTATATAAAATGCTGGAAGAATAG
- the rluF gene encoding 23S rRNA pseudouridine(2604) synthase RluF — MEQDGVRINKFLSEAGVCSRREADRQLEAGNITIDGKVATTGERVYPGQRVCFNGKEVTKEEEMILLALNKPVGIVCTTASFDKHNVVDFVNYPKRVYPIGRLDKDSEGLLLLTNNGEIVNKMMRAGNHHEKEYIVTVNKPVTDSFLHGMANGVPLVELGATTRKCHVKQTGKREFKIILTQGLNRQIRRMCEYFGYRVEKLRRVRIMNIELGDLEVGKYRKVTPEEFKTLSKLIENSSNQTVYAKETKKKSGEKAKYNQKHL, encoded by the coding sequence ATGGAGCAGGATGGAGTTCGAATTAATAAATTCTTAAGTGAAGCGGGTGTGTGCTCAAGAAGAGAGGCAGACAGACAGCTTGAAGCGGGAAATATTACGATAGATGGAAAAGTTGCAACAACGGGAGAACGTGTGTATCCGGGGCAGAGGGTATGCTTTAACGGAAAAGAAGTGACAAAGGAAGAAGAGATGATTCTACTTGCGTTAAATAAGCCGGTTGGAATTGTCTGTACGACAGCATCTTTTGATAAACACAATGTGGTTGATTTTGTCAACTATCCGAAACGTGTGTACCCGATTGGAAGACTAGATAAGGACTCAGAGGGTCTTCTTCTTTTGACCAATAATGGAGAAATCGTAAATAAGATGATGCGTGCTGGAAACCATCATGAGAAAGAATATATCGTGACAGTAAATAAACCAGTCACAGATTCTTTTCTTCATGGAATGGCAAATGGGGTTCCGCTTGTGGAACTAGGAGCAACGACAAGAAAATGCCATGTCAAACAGACTGGAAAACGGGAGTTTAAGATTATTTTGACACAGGGGCTTAACCGACAGATTCGCCGGATGTGTGAATATTTTGGATATCGTGTGGAAAAGTTAAGACGTGTCAGAATCATGAATATTGAGTTGGGAGACCTTGAGGTTGGAAAATACCGGAAGGTGACACCAGAAGAATTTAAAACATTATCAAAACTGATTGAGAATTCGTCTAATCAAACCGTTTATGCCAAAGAGACCAAGAAGAAATCTGGTGAAAAGGCAAAATACAATCAAAAACATTTGTAG
- a CDS encoding SH3 domain-containing protein gives MDFSKVKDFLKKETFQKMIDFCKKNIRYITAGVLFVVLVIVLAQCTNPKDKKDAQNVIETEQTEVSDTTAQEYEVDANPAINELINNYYTAYANGDIATLSTLASPISANEQSYIGVFSQYVEGYQNISCYTKKGADDTSYLVSVYMEMKFVGVDILAPGLDFFYVRTNPDGSLYIDNLYSQYNYTNQENALDANIQSLITQFEQEDDVVALQQDVQAKYESALAADPNLSNMISTTLKDAIASWVTSVTSQSTETTETETPQEETPQEETPQEETPQEETPQEPQVTTETVYTTSKVNVRSAADENSDKLGTAEGGTSFTRTGTDGDWSIIDYNGSTGYIKSEFLTTDAPAQSTDAGTAAGDIAEGTVITLTASTNIRSSMSETADKVGVAFAGEKVTVVMSYAEGWTKVTWNGKEGYVKTELLQ, from the coding sequence ATGGACTTTTCAAAAGTAAAAGATTTTTTAAAAAAAGAAACATTCCAGAAAATGATAGATTTTTGTAAGAAAAATATTCGATATATTACAGCCGGTGTATTATTTGTTGTTCTTGTGATTGTGCTTGCACAATGTACCAATCCGAAGGATAAGAAAGATGCACAGAATGTGATTGAGACAGAGCAGACAGAGGTTTCTGATACAACTGCACAGGAATATGAAGTGGATGCCAATCCGGCAATTAATGAACTGATTAACAACTACTATACTGCATATGCCAATGGTGATATTGCAACATTATCAACACTTGCATCACCAATCTCTGCAAACGAACAGAGTTATATCGGGGTATTCAGCCAGTATGTAGAAGGATATCAGAACATCAGCTGCTATACCAAAAAGGGAGCAGATGATACTTCTTATCTGGTGTCAGTATATATGGAAATGAAATTTGTCGGTGTTGATATATTAGCACCAGGACTTGATTTCTTCTATGTAAGAACAAATCCGGATGGAAGTCTTTATATTGATAACTTATATAGTCAGTATAATTACACAAATCAGGAAAATGCATTGGATGCAAATATTCAAAGCCTGATTACACAGTTTGAGCAGGAAGATGACGTGGTTGCATTGCAGCAGGATGTACAGGCAAAATATGAGAGTGCACTTGCAGCAGACCCGAATTTATCCAATATGATTTCAACAACATTAAAAGATGCGATTGCATCCTGGGTAACATCTGTCACCTCACAATCGACAGAAACAACTGAAACTGAGACACCACAGGAAGAGACGCCTCAGGAAGAAACTCCACAGGAGGAGACACCACAGGAAGAGACACCGCAGGAGCCACAGGTAACAACAGAGACTGTTTATACTACCTCTAAGGTAAATGTCAGAAGTGCAGCAGATGAGAATTCTGATAAGCTTGGAACAGCAGAAGGCGGCACAAGCTTTACAAGAACCGGAACAGATGGTGACTGGAGCATTATTGATTACAATGGTTCTACCGGTTATATTAAGAGTGAATTTTTGACAACAGATGCGCCTGCACAGAGTACGGATGCCGGAACAGCAGCAGGTGATATTGCAGAAGGAACTGTCATTACATTAACAGCTTCCACCAACATTCGTTCTTCTATGAGTGAGACAGCAGATAAAGTTGGTGTTGCATTCGCAGGAGAAAAAGTTACCGTTGTAATGAGCTATGCAGAAGGCTGGACAAAGGTTACCTGGAATGGTAAGGAAGGTTATGTGAAGACCGAATTACTTCAATAA
- a CDS encoding DUF4422 domain-containing protein, with product MSIKIFTFTHKKFEIPPDRMYQPLQVGHFGKEDLGYWCDDTGEHISNLNCYYSELTGFYWIWKNYHEDDYIGTCHYRRYLLNRFDKIFTKKEYEELLKEYDMVTTLRVQLNNSYYDGFSANHNIHALDVTGEVIQEKYPEYYPDFVRLVHSNETYFGNILVTSHALFDDYCTWLFSIFFEVQKRINLETGEDDYHKRVFGFISEFLLLVFVTTRKLKVYECKVGMLGEKAETREVKEKLADFFAKKDVVGAKQYFLQTLQHRPDVLMEASDVTGELKLSMQVLATMEQEEKKGLPILLERSCDFAELMKEFTVLNHVVLKARNGIVEEDNIAVLKEKRISTEEIRVAVLMLKGSDEEKERLYSFLEQKITAKEC from the coding sequence ATGAGTATCAAGATATTTACATTTACACATAAAAAATTTGAGATTCCGCCGGATAGGATGTATCAGCCGCTGCAGGTCGGTCATTTTGGAAAAGAGGATTTGGGATATTGGTGTGACGACACCGGAGAGCATATTTCAAATTTGAACTGCTATTATAGTGAACTGACAGGATTTTACTGGATCTGGAAGAATTATCACGAGGATGATTACATCGGAACCTGTCATTATCGCAGGTATTTGCTGAACCGGTTTGATAAAATTTTCACAAAGAAAGAATACGAAGAACTTTTAAAAGAATACGATATGGTTACGACACTTAGGGTGCAGTTAAACAATTCTTATTATGATGGATTTTCGGCGAATCATAACATTCATGCCCTGGATGTGACAGGGGAGGTTATCCAGGAAAAATATCCAGAATATTATCCCGATTTCGTTCGTCTGGTGCACTCCAATGAGACCTATTTTGGAAATATTCTTGTGACTTCACATGCCTTGTTTGACGATTATTGTACCTGGCTGTTTTCCATCTTTTTTGAGGTGCAAAAGCGAATCAATCTTGAGACCGGTGAGGATGATTATCACAAAAGAGTATTTGGATTTATTTCGGAATTTTTGCTGCTTGTCTTTGTCACAACAAGGAAGTTAAAAGTCTATGAATGCAAAGTGGGAATGCTTGGCGAAAAAGCCGAGACAAGGGAAGTAAAAGAAAAACTGGCAGATTTTTTTGCAAAAAAGGATGTTGTGGGGGCAAAACAATATTTTTTACAGACATTACAGCACAGGCCAGACGTATTGATGGAAGCATCAGATGTGACAGGAGAATTAAAACTTTCGATGCAGGTGCTTGCAACGATGGAGCAGGAGGAGAAAAAAGGACTTCCAATTCTTTTGGAGCGCAGCTGCGATTTTGCGGAATTGATGAAGGAGTTTACCGTTTTAAATCACGTAGTTTTAAAGGCAAGAAATGGAATTGTAGAAGAAGATAACATTGCCGTTTTAAAAGAGAAACGGATTTCAACGGAAGAAATCCGGGTAGCGGTTCTGATGTTAAAGGGCAGTGATGAAGAGAAAGAAAGGTTATATTCATTCCTTGAGCAAAAAATAACAGCAAAAGAGTGCTAA
- a CDS encoding ABC transporter ATP-binding protein, whose protein sequence is MSNETNHTQNKQRRPMRGPGRGMMPGKKPKNLKAAIGKLSSYIGAYKIGIIVVVLFAACSTVFNVIGPKILGKATTSLSEGLMAKIAGTGGIDFNHIGKILIFVLCLYAGSAIFSFIQGWIMTGITQKVCYQLRKEISEKINRMPMRYFESRTYGEVLSRITNDVDTLGQGLNQSITTIITSVATLIGVFIMMLSISPLMTLIALVILPISAVLVSFVVKKSQKYFKSQQEYLGHINGQVEEVYGGHMVIKVFNKEKAVVDEFEKTNEILFDSAWKSQFLSGMMMPIMTFVGNLGYAAVALTGGLLVIRNVIQIGDIQAFIQYVKNFTQPIQQIAQVINQVQSMAAASERVFEFLEEEEEDQIVENPVRLAEIKGEVEFEHVHFGYHEDQTIINDFSASVKPGQKIAIVGPTGAGKTTMVKLLMRFYDVNSGAILVDGHNVKDFNRRELRDAFGMVLQDTWLFKGTIMENIRYGRLDATDEEVIAAAKAAHADHFIKTLPGGYQMELNEDASNVSQGQKQLLTIARAILADNKILILDEATSSVDTRTEIAIQKAMDHLMKGRTSFVIAHRLSTIRDADLILVMKDGDIVEQGNHETLLAQNGFYAGLYNSQFEDAIAE, encoded by the coding sequence ATGAGTAACGAGACAAATCATACACAAAATAAACAGCGCAGACCGATGAGAGGGCCGGGCAGAGGCATGATGCCGGGTAAAAAACCAAAGAATTTAAAGGCTGCCATCGGAAAATTATCTTCTTATATCGGAGCTTACAAAATTGGAATTATTGTGGTTGTTTTATTTGCAGCCTGCTCCACGGTATTTAATGTTATTGGGCCAAAGATTTTAGGAAAAGCAACGACATCCTTGTCAGAGGGACTGATGGCTAAGATTGCGGGAACAGGAGGCATCGATTTTAATCATATCGGAAAAATCCTGATTTTTGTACTTTGCCTGTATGCAGGAAGTGCCATCTTTAGTTTCATTCAAGGATGGATTATGACAGGAATTACACAGAAGGTATGTTACCAGCTGCGTAAAGAAATTTCAGAGAAAATCAACCGTATGCCGATGCGCTATTTTGAAAGCCGCACATATGGTGAAGTGTTATCCCGTATCACCAATGATGTCGATACGTTAGGTCAGGGCTTAAACCAGAGTATTACAACGATTATTACCTCGGTTGCCACCTTGATTGGTGTCTTTATCATGATGCTTAGCATTTCGCCGCTTATGACACTGATTGCGCTTGTAATTCTACCAATCTCAGCAGTGCTTGTCTCTTTTGTGGTAAAAAAATCACAGAAGTATTTTAAGTCCCAGCAGGAGTACTTAGGACATATCAACGGTCAGGTCGAAGAAGTTTACGGCGGTCATATGGTCATCAAAGTATTTAATAAAGAAAAAGCCGTTGTAGACGAATTTGAAAAGACCAATGAAATCTTGTTTGATTCCGCATGGAAGTCACAGTTTTTGTCTGGAATGATGATGCCAATCATGACATTTGTCGGCAACTTAGGATATGCAGCAGTTGCGTTGACAGGTGGCTTGCTCGTCATTCGAAATGTGATTCAGATTGGTGATATTCAGGCATTCATCCAGTATGTGAAAAATTTCACACAGCCAATTCAGCAGATTGCACAGGTTATCAATCAGGTACAGTCCATGGCTGCAGCCTCCGAGCGTGTCTTTGAATTCTTAGAGGAAGAGGAAGAAGACCAGATTGTTGAGAATCCGGTTCGCTTAGCAGAAATCAAAGGCGAAGTGGAATTTGAACACGTTCACTTTGGATATCATGAAGATCAGACGATTATAAATGATTTTAGCGCCAGCGTAAAACCTGGACAAAAGATTGCAATTGTAGGTCCGACCGGAGCCGGAAAGACGACAATGGTAAAACTTCTGATGCGTTTTTATGATGTAAACAGTGGAGCAATCCTTGTAGACGGTCATAATGTAAAAGACTTTAACCGGCGTGAACTTCGGGATGCGTTCGGCATGGTTCTCCAGGATACCTGGCTGTTTAAAGGAACTATTATGGAAAACATCCGTTATGGACGGTTAGATGCGACCGATGAAGAGGTCATTGCAGCAGCAAAAGCAGCACATGCAGATCACTTCATCAAGACATTGCCGGGTGGATATCAGATGGAATTAAACGAGGATGCAAGCAATGTCTCCCAGGGTCAAAAACAGCTGCTTACGATTGCACGTGCAATCTTAGCAGATAATAAGATTCTGATTCTTGACGAGGCAACATCATCGGTTGATACCAGAACAGAAATTGCAATTCAAAAGGCGATGGATCACTTGATGAAAGGACGAACCAGCTTCGTTATCGCACACAGACTTTCTACCATTCGTGATGCGGATTTGATTCTTGTCATGAAAGACGGTGATATCGTCGAGCAGGGAAATCATGAAACGCTGCTTGCACAGAATGGATTTTATGCAGGACTTTACAATTCACAGTTTGAAGATGCGATTGCAGAATAA
- a CDS encoding ABC transporter ATP-binding protein — translation MSKIAKNMIPYWKSIIIIVLLLFVQAWCDLSLPQYTSDIIDVGIIHNGVEHVLPSEMTEEDYEMAQLFMTDEEVKDWQDSYEKQGENYVLTVQDKNELDALDEEFTTPLLMNYQLTMSGQEQTQQIPPESMTKKSILAMREKVDEKIDTMGSSLVKSMGIAYAVSCEENAGVDLNHIQTRYLWSEGLRMVAMALLMGVTTVLVGFFASRVGAGIGRGLRDNVFKNVVGFSNAEMDRFSTASLITRSTNDIQQIQMVSALLLRMVAYAPILGIGGVIKVAQTGAGMGWVIVLAILVILGFVAVLMSVAMPKFQLMQKLVDRVNLVSREILTGIPVIRAFGREKKEEERFDDANKELTKTMLFTNRVMTFMMPGMMLIMNCLSIGIVWVGAHKIDAGTMQVGAMTAFITYAMMIVMSFLMLTMMSVMLPRAAVAAERIDEVVQTKSTIVEEENPLEMTSHNGLLRFEHVSFCYPGGEENALSDIDFVAESGKTTAIIGSTGCGKSTLVNLIPRLYDVTEGKITLDGKDIRSLRMEDLREEIGFVPQKGVLFSGTIASNLRFGKEDATDEEIKEAAAIAQASDFIEEKNEKYDSSIAQGGTNVSGGQKQRLAIARAIAKKPKIFVFDDSFSALDLKTDAALRKALSKKVADSTVIIVAQRISTILHADQILVLDEGRIVGKGTHEQLLKNCDVYQQIAKSQLSAKELGIESEGEVICNE, via the coding sequence ATGAGTAAAATAGCAAAAAATATGATTCCATACTGGAAGAGTATCATCATCATTGTGCTGCTTTTGTTTGTGCAGGCATGGTGTGATTTGTCCTTACCACAGTACACATCTGACATTATTGATGTGGGAATCATTCATAATGGTGTTGAACACGTGCTGCCATCGGAAATGACAGAAGAAGATTATGAGATGGCACAGCTTTTTATGACAGACGAGGAAGTAAAGGACTGGCAGGACAGTTACGAAAAACAGGGTGAAAATTATGTGTTGACAGTACAGGACAAAAACGAACTGGACGCATTGGATGAAGAATTTACGACACCGCTGTTGATGAACTACCAGCTTACGATGTCGGGACAGGAGCAGACACAGCAGATTCCACCTGAAAGTATGACAAAAAAGAGCATTCTTGCGATGAGAGAAAAAGTGGATGAGAAAATCGATACGATGGGAAGTTCTTTGGTAAAATCGATGGGAATTGCCTATGCAGTATCCTGTGAAGAAAATGCAGGTGTTGATTTGAATCACATCCAGACGAGGTATCTTTGGTCAGAGGGACTTCGAATGGTTGCAATGGCGCTTTTGATGGGTGTTACGACAGTGTTAGTCGGATTTTTCGCATCCAGGGTTGGCGCCGGAATCGGAAGGGGACTTCGAGACAATGTATTTAAAAATGTAGTTGGATTCTCCAATGCGGAGATGGATCGTTTTTCCACGGCATCTTTGATTACAAGAAGTACGAATGATATCCAGCAGATTCAGATGGTATCAGCTTTGCTGCTTCGTATGGTAGCGTATGCACCAATTCTTGGAATCGGTGGTGTCATAAAAGTAGCACAGACCGGTGCCGGAATGGGCTGGGTCATCGTACTTGCAATCCTTGTGATTTTAGGTTTTGTTGCTGTTTTAATGTCGGTTGCAATGCCAAAATTCCAGCTGATGCAAAAATTAGTAGACCGTGTGAACTTGGTATCTAGAGAAATTTTAACTGGTATTCCGGTTATCCGTGCATTTGGACGTGAGAAAAAGGAAGAAGAACGTTTTGACGATGCCAACAAAGAACTTACTAAGACGATGCTTTTTACAAACAGGGTCATGACATTTATGATGCCTGGAATGATGTTGATTATGAACTGTCTTAGCATTGGAATCGTATGGGTAGGAGCACATAAAATTGACGCAGGAACCATGCAGGTTGGTGCAATGACAGCGTTTATCACATACGCAATGATGATTGTAATGTCCTTCTTAATGCTTACGATGATGTCCGTAATGCTTCCAAGAGCAGCGGTGGCAGCAGAACGAATTGACGAAGTTGTGCAGACAAAATCAACAATTGTGGAAGAGGAAAATCCACTTGAAATGACATCCCACAATGGATTGTTACGATTTGAACATGTTTCATTCTGTTATCCGGGCGGTGAGGAGAATGCGTTAAGTGACATTGATTTTGTGGCAGAGTCAGGAAAGACAACTGCGATTATCGGTAGTACCGGCTGTGGAAAATCAACATTAGTCAATCTGATTCCACGTCTTTATGATGTGACAGAAGGTAAAATCACATTGGACGGAAAAGATATTCGTTCTCTTCGTATGGAAGATTTAAGAGAAGAAATCGGATTTGTACCGCAAAAAGGTGTGCTGTTTTCTGGAACAATTGCATCCAACTTACGATTTGGAAAAGAAGATGCAACCGATGAGGAAATCAAAGAAGCAGCAGCCATCGCACAGGCATCCGATTTCATTGAAGAAAAAAATGAAAAATACGATAGCTCGATTGCACAGGGTGGTACCAATGTTTCCGGTGGACAAAAACAGCGTCTTGCCATTGCACGTGCCATTGCAAAGAAACCGAAAATTTTCGTGTTCGATGACAGTTTTTCTGCACTTGATTTAAAGACAGATGCAGCACTTCGTAAGGCATTATCGAAAAAGGTTGCAGACAGTACGGTTATCATCGTGGCACAAAGAATCAGTACCATTTTACATGCAGATCAGATTCTTGTGTTAGACGAGGGAAGAATCGTTGGAAAAGGAACGCATGAACAGCTTTTGAAAAACTGTGACGTATATCAGCAGATTGCAAAATCACAGTTGTCTGCAAAAGAGTTAGGAATTGAATCAGAAGGTGAGGTGATTTGCAATGAGTAA
- a CDS encoding MarR family winged helix-turn-helix transcriptional regulator, which yields MKQKNEFFEAFHRFRKLDITSMFPELSGSDFRTLMTIECVGKEKEGKGVRVSELAQQMRVATPAASRTLKGLEERGMIERSVDTEDRRNTYVFLTQKGKEVLANAEQIMNDFSHAVFERLDEEKMEHLIAYLKEVYEVSAQEIKKRAVAKPPKDGKRQDADIA from the coding sequence TTGAAACAAAAGAATGAATTCTTCGAAGCCTTTCATCGTTTCCGGAAGCTGGATATCACATCGATGTTTCCGGAGTTGAGCGGAAGTGATTTCCGCACGCTTATGACGATTGAATGTGTGGGTAAAGAGAAAGAAGGAAAAGGTGTCAGGGTCTCGGAATTGGCGCAGCAGATGCGGGTTGCAACTCCGGCAGCATCCAGGACGCTGAAAGGCCTAGAAGAGCGGGGTATGATAGAGCGTTCGGTGGATACGGAGGACAGGAGGAACACGTATGTGTTTCTTACTCAAAAGGGAAAGGAAGTTCTAGCGAATGCAGAGCAGATTATGAATGACTTTTCCCATGCGGTGTTTGAACGTCTGGATGAAGAAAAGATGGAACATCTGATTGCATACCTGAAAGAAGTTTACGAGGTTTCTGCACAGGAAATTAAGAAACGTGCCGTAGCGAAGCCTCCAAAAGACGGAAAAAGACAGGATGCAGACATTGCATAA
- a CDS encoding shikimate kinase has protein sequence MERLEEIRKKIGECDDVIIEQLAIRMSHIQEIIAYKKATGIPILQPEQEKKQTDALEAKLGDCEFEEEILDIFKYIMKNSRRIQAKSLFDYNIFLIGFMGAGKSTIAGELQRKLEMERVEMDQMIVEKQGMSISEIFDEYGEAYFRNLESNTLIELQKKSQTIVSCGGGVVMREENADHMKKHGRVVLLTAKPETIYERVKDSDERPILNNNMNVEFISSLMEKRRERYQQVADVVVATDGKDVVTICEEIISKLIALDNADEKKKAQEAEI, from the coding sequence ATGGAAAGACTTGAGGAGATTCGAAAAAAAATTGGAGAATGTGATGATGTAATTATTGAGCAGTTGGCGATTCGTATGTCTCATATTCAGGAAATCATTGCGTACAAGAAGGCGACCGGTATTCCGATTTTACAGCCGGAGCAGGAGAAGAAACAGACAGATGCCTTGGAAGCAAAGTTAGGGGACTGTGAATTTGAGGAAGAGATTCTTGATATTTTTAAATATATCATGAAAAACAGCCGCCGTATCCAGGCGAAGAGCCTGTTTGACTACAACATTTTTTTGATTGGATTCATGGGTGCAGGAAAAAGCACGATTGCGGGAGAATTGCAGCGCAAGCTTGAAATGGAACGTGTCGAGATGGATCAGATGATTGTAGAGAAACAGGGAATGTCTATCTCTGAGATTTTTGACGAATACGGAGAGGCATACTTTAGAAACCTTGAGAGCAACACATTGATTGAATTACAGAAGAAAAGCCAGACGATTGTATCCTGTGGCGGTGGTGTTGTCATGAGAGAGGAAAATGCTGACCATATGAAAAAGCACGGCAGAGTGGTACTCCTTACGGCTAAGCCGGAGACCATCTACGAGCGTGTCAAAGACAGCGATGAAAGACCAATCTTAAATAACAACATGAATGTGGAATTTATCAGCAGCCTGATGGAAAAGAGAAGAGAGCGTTACCAGCAGGTAGCAGATGTCGTGGTTGCAACGGACGGCAAGGATGTAGTGACAATCTGCGAGGAGATTATTTCAAAATTGATTGCATTAGACAATGCGGATGAGAAGAAAAAAGCACAGGAAGCAGAAATCTAA